A stretch of Faecalibacterium duncaniae DNA encodes these proteins:
- a CDS encoding RNA polymerase sigma factor, producing the protein MDAREIEKCIDEFGTDIYRFCLKLCMDKSEAEDLYQQTFLKALEMEWTLDWGQNPKALFFSLTHNLWKSDRRKQARRNMIAPCSNLDDEAEAVLHSDESIEESYLQKELISEVNRIIETLPEKIRIPLTLFYLSNCSVEQISTIIKKPPGTVKSRLFKGRSLIKKRLEEAGYEK; encoded by the coding sequence TTGGACGCAAGAGAAATCGAGAAATGTATTGATGAGTTCGGTACAGATATATATAGATTTTGCCTGAAACTCTGTATGGACAAATCAGAAGCAGAGGACTTGTATCAACAGACTTTTCTAAAAGCGTTAGAAATGGAATGGACACTTGACTGGGGGCAAAATCCCAAAGCACTGTTTTTTTCCTTGACGCACAATCTTTGGAAAAGCGATAGACGAAAGCAGGCCCGCCGAAATATGATTGCTCCATGTAGTAATTTGGATGATGAAGCAGAAGCAGTCTTACATTCCGACGAAAGTATTGAAGAAAGCTACTTGCAGAAAGAATTGATTTCAGAAGTTAATCGGATTATTGAAACCCTACCAGAAAAAATCCGAATACCGCTGACACTGTTTTATCTTTCTAATTGTTCCGTAGAGCAAATATCAACAATCATTAAGAAACCGCCCGGAACGGTAAAAAGCCGATTGTTTAAGGGAAGAAGTCTGATTAAGAAAAGATTGGAGGAAGCGGGATATGAAAAATGA
- a CDS encoding DeoR family transcriptional regulator, with the protein MEVEFMTADTTLPPCMPLPRAMLRLPISSTAKVMYARMLDIVFVSGIEDANGILFIHFPIVELAAALARSTMTVKRSLNELEDAGLILRVRQGFGEPNKIYVLIPKKEDSRL; encoded by the coding sequence ATGGAAGTTGAATTTATGACCGCAGACACCACCCTGCCGCCCTGTATGCCGCTGCCGAGAGCCATGCTGCGGCTCCCGATCAGCAGCACCGCCAAGGTCATGTACGCCCGGATGTTGGATATTGTTTTCGTATCCGGCATAGAGGACGCCAACGGGATTTTGTTTATCCATTTCCCCATCGTGGAACTGGCGGCGGCACTTGCCCGCAGTACCATGACCGTGAAGCGTTCCCTGAATGAATTGGAGGACGCCGGACTGATACTGCGGGTGCGTCAGGGCTTCGGGGAACCCAACAAAATATATGTACTCATTCCCAAGAAGGAGGACAGCCGCCTATGA
- a CDS encoding zinc ribbon domain-containing protein, which translates to MNHTKKNKLPLYIGIPVILLLIFLRFGLYFLKSDGFSGLSMLLPILLLCFILFALCTCGFFAAWVYQDCKKRGDDPVLWAIVVFIATPFIGLLIYFLRRSEIKATCPACGHRISLKAKYCEECGTHIENKENNGVMVKQETHHLKFIVAGIISMVLMLVCLTGFIVSAATGNGVNTDVTSNDRVWNLGTISMNYDTYLNGVWKLDFRSASDGFVKEQNMMVDDAETQMLHADISCETVPDGASLTLWLVQGDVSKSFDVTNLSDPLEYSLSEFENGKIHVRLQINGVEDTISEIYVK; encoded by the coding sequence GTGAATCATACAAAAAAGAACAAACTTCCGCTTTATATCGGCATTCCAGTTATTCTACTGTTAATTTTCCTGCGGTTTGGACTGTATTTTCTGAAAAGCGATGGCTTTAGCGGCCTTTCCATGCTGCTTCCCATTCTGCTTCTTTGCTTTATTCTTTTCGCCCTATGTACTTGTGGCTTCTTTGCAGCATGGGTATATCAGGATTGTAAAAAGCGGGGCGACGACCCGGTATTGTGGGCGATTGTAGTTTTTATCGCAACTCCTTTTATTGGCTTGCTGATTTATTTTCTGCGCCGTTCAGAGATAAAAGCAACGTGTCCTGCCTGCGGGCATCGAATTTCATTGAAAGCAAAATATTGTGAAGAATGCGGAACGCATATTGAAAACAAGGAGAATAATGGCGTTATGGTTAAACAGGAAACCCACCACTTAAAATTTATTGTTGCCGGTATTATCAGTATGGTGCTTATGTTGGTCTGCCTGACAGGGTTTATTGTCAGTGCTGCTACCGGAAATGGTGTAAATACGGATGTTACATCGAACGACCGAGTTTGGAATTTGGGAACAATCAGCATGAATTATGACACTTATCTGAATGGTGTTTGGAAGTTGGATTTTAGAAGTGCCAGTGATGGATTTGTGAAAGAACAAAACATGATGGTAGATGACGCAGAAACTCAAATGCTTCACGCTGATATTTCTTGCGAAACGGTGCCTGATGGAGCATCACTTACTTTGTGGCTGGTGCAGGGTGATGTATCAAAATCCTTTGATGTCACAAATCTTTCCGACCCCTTAGAGTATTCTTTGAGTGAATTTGAAAACGGGAAAATCCATGTAAGATTGCAGATCAATGGTGTGGAAGATACCATTTCAGAAATCTATGTGAAATAA
- a CDS encoding recombinase family protein: MLRQTTQKITALYPRLSHEDELQGESNSISNQKRILETYAKQNGFSNLRWYTDDGYSGANFQRPGFQSMLADIEAGKVATVIVKDMSRLGRNYLQVGMYTEMIFPQKGVRFIAINDGVDSAQGDNDFAPLRNIFNEWLVRDTSKKIKAVKRSKGMSGKPVTSKPVYGYLMDEDENFIIDEEAAPVVKQIYRLCLAGNGPTKIARMLTEQEIPTPGTLEYRRTGSTRRYHPGYECKWATNTVVHILENREYMGCLVNFKTEKPSYKTKHSIENPIEKQAIFENHHEPIIDTQTWERVQELRKQRKRPNRYDEVGLFSGMLFCADCGSVMYQQRYQTDKRKQDCYICGNYKKRTHDCTAHFIRTDLLTAGVLSNLRKVTSYAAKHEARFMKLLIEQNEDGGKRRNAAKKKELEAAEKRIGELSAIFKRLYEDSVSGRISDERFTELSADYEAEQQELKERVARIQAELSKAQEATVNAEKFMNIVRKHMNFEELTHTLLREFVEKIVVHECSYDENGTRRQDIEIYYSFVGKVDLPE; this comes from the coding sequence ATGTTAAGACAGACCACCCAGAAAATCACTGCCCTTTATCCAAGACTATCCCATGAGGACGAGCTGCAAGGCGAAAGCAATTCCATTTCCAACCAGAAGCGTATTCTTGAAACCTACGCAAAGCAGAACGGTTTTTCCAATCTGCGCTGGTACACGGACGATGGTTATTCTGGTGCGAACTTCCAAAGACCGGGCTTTCAATCCATGCTTGCGGATATTGAAGCCGGGAAAGTGGCTACTGTTATCGTAAAGGATATGTCACGGTTAGGGCGAAACTACCTGCAGGTGGGAATGTATACCGAGATGATTTTCCCACAAAAAGGCGTCCGCTTTATCGCCATAAACGATGGAGTGGACAGCGCACAGGGCGACAATGATTTTGCCCCTTTGCGGAACATTTTCAACGAATGGCTGGTGAGAGATACGAGCAAGAAAATCAAAGCCGTAAAACGGTCAAAAGGCATGAGCGGCAAGCCTGTTACGAGCAAACCCGTGTACGGCTACCTCATGGACGAGGACGAAAATTTCATCATTGACGAGGAAGCCGCACCCGTAGTCAAGCAGATATACCGTCTGTGCCTTGCCGGGAACGGTCCGACCAAGATAGCCCGTATGCTGACCGAGCAGGAAATCCCAACGCCGGGAACGCTGGAATACCGCAGGACGGGCAGCACACGCCGCTATCACCCCGGCTATGAGTGCAAATGGGCGACAAATACCGTGGTGCATATCCTTGAAAACCGGGAGTACATGGGCTGTTTGGTGAACTTCAAGACGGAGAAACCGTCCTACAAGACCAAGCACAGCATAGAAAATCCCATTGAGAAACAGGCAATTTTCGAGAACCACCATGAGCCTATCATCGACACCCAGACATGGGAGCGTGTGCAGGAATTACGCAAACAGCGCAAGCGTCCGAACCGCTATGATGAAGTGGGCTTGTTCTCTGGTATGCTCTTTTGCGCGGACTGCGGCAGCGTCATGTATCAGCAGCGTTACCAGACCGATAAGCGGAAACAGGACTGCTATATCTGCGGGAACTACAAGAAGCGCACCCATGACTGCACCGCACATTTTATCCGCACCGACCTTTTGACTGCGGGCGTTCTCTCCAATCTACGGAAAGTGACGAGCTATGCGGCAAAGCATGAAGCCCGGTTTATGAAGCTGCTGATCGAGCAGAACGAGGACGGCGGCAAACGCCGGAACGCCGCCAAGAAAAAGGAACTGGAAGCTGCCGAAAAGCGTATCGGTGAACTTTCCGCTATTTTCAAGCGGCTGTATGAGGACAGCGTAAGCGGTCGCATTTCTGACGAGCGTTTCACGGAGCTTTCGGCAGACTATGAAGCCGAACAGCAGGAATTGAAAGAGCGTGTTGCCAGAATACAGGCGGAGCTTTCCAAAGCACAGGAAGCTACCGTAAACGCAGAAAAGTTTATGAACATTGTCCGCAAGCACATGAACTTTGAAGAACTGACCCACACCCTCTTGCGTGAATTTGTAGAGAAAATCGTTGTGCATGAGTGCAGCTACGATGAAAACGGCACACGCAGACAGGATATTGAGATTTACTATTCTTTCGTCGGCAAGGTGGACTTGCCCGAATGA
- a CDS encoding helix-turn-helix domain-containing protein: MLRATTIQERLWELRKDKGLNLEELAQQTGISKSALASYEANDNKEINHGNLITLADFYEVSLDYLFCRTENREQINTPLMELHLNDEMVALLKSGRINNRLLCEIATNDKFEQLMTDTEIYIDGHATSTFRTLYESLEEQRQTIIQKYKQAEDDFYSKTILAAEVKEEDFFCHVTHKTWDAILHDIRKAHEHDIDSTPDYSAAKKVAMDIRKAIQSSGDYLGKVWAVIFNMLGVDFYKLPPDEQKILKKILSKAPNIKNSPFNFRRKRK, encoded by the coding sequence ATGCTGAGGGCAACTACCATACAGGAACGCCTTTGGGAGTTACGCAAAGATAAGGGCTTAAATCTGGAAGAACTGGCGCAGCAAACCGGCATTTCAAAGTCAGCCCTCGCCAGCTATGAAGCCAACGACAATAAGGAAATCAACCACGGCAATCTTATCACGCTGGCCGACTTCTATGAGGTATCTCTTGATTACCTGTTCTGCCGGACAGAAAACCGGGAGCAGATAAACACGCCCCTGATGGAACTGCACCTGAATGATGAAATGGTGGCGCTGCTAAAGAGTGGCCGTATCAATAACCGGCTCCTGTGTGAGATTGCTACCAATGATAAATTTGAGCAGCTTATGACCGACACGGAGATATACATAGACGGCCATGCAACCTCCACCTTTCGCACCCTTTATGAGTCTTTGGAAGAACAGCGGCAGACCATCATCCAGAAATACAAGCAGGCGGAAGATGATTTCTATTCAAAGACTATCCTTGCCGCAGAGGTAAAGGAAGAAGATTTCTTCTGTCATGTGACGCACAAAACATGGGACGCCATTCTCCATGACATACGGAAAGCCCATGAGCATGACATTGACAGTACGCCGGATTACTCTGCCGCAAAGAAAGTGGCGATGGATATTCGGAAAGCCATTCAATCCTCCGGGGATTATCTCGGAAAGGTGTGGGCGGTCATTTTCAATATGCTCGGCGTTGATTTCTACAAGCTGCCGCCGGATGAACAGAAGATATTGAAAAAGATATTGTCAAAAGCGCCGAACATTAAAAACAGCCCCTTCAACTTCCGGCGCAAGAGAAAATGA